The genomic interval ctgctaaatataaaatattttttggtcGTCTTTCTTTCTGATTCGTCTTATGTTTCATTATTTGCAGAAAGATTCAGCTCCACCTATAGGCATGCACAAATCCAAGTCCAAACATGAACTTAAGCTTTTGGAGAAAATTCCGGAAAATGCAGAAGCCACTGTCGTACTTGTTGGTAAGCTCTTATTAACGAATCCTATTGGAATGCCATTGAATTTCTGTCTTGGAATCAGTCCTAAATCatttaagaaagaaaaatggaaatttggaaaaatattaatttcacttTATCCCATTTGAACCGGCTGCTAATAATGATTAATACCAAATTAACGAGATGCATCAGGAACTAACATAACTATCATAGAATAAACGCAATCAGCAAATTATTTCACGAGACAACaggaaattaaatgcatttctcCGTTGTTAGGCAGTGTCGACTTCCTGGAGCAGCCCACCATGGCATTTGTTCGACTGCAGGAAGCTGTAGAACTGGACTCAGTGTTGGAAGTATCGGTTCCTGTGCGGTTTCTCTTTGTGCTGCTTGGTCCTCCCAGCACCAACATGGACTACCACCAGATCGGACGTTCCATTTCCACACTCATGTCCGACAAGGTGAAGAAGACTTGGTCTAGCATACAACTgactacaaataataaaatgacagcTCACCAGCCCACAAGATTGTTCCAGAAATTCAGACTATAATGCCTATTTCCAGTGTTAACTTGATCTGATGTCTCTCCAGCAATTTCATGAAGCTGCATATCTGGCAGACGATCGTCAGGACCTGCTCAGCGCCATCAACGGCTTCCTGGACTGCAGTATCGTGCTCCCTCCGTCAGAACTGGGAGGTGATGACCTCCTGCGGTCCGTCGCTCACTTCCAAAGAGAGATGCTCCGCAAGAGAGAGGAGCAGGAGGTGGCCATGCTGTCCAAAGAGCCCAAGAGCCTTGAAGATAAAGGTCTGCATCTGCCTGGGTAGATTCAGTCTGGAATGACTGTAGTTCCagttaagcttttattttggttttatattttaattttttgggggTTTTATATTTGgtcattttgttcttttgttctgtgcgtgtgtgtgtgtgttttttttttttttttattattattttggcttATTTTAGTTGTTTGtctttttgtgcttttattattaaggttttttattttatgtagagcttttgtttttcttcttttttttgttttgtttttgcttttttgtatttttgttttgtttgtatttttttattatttttttttttattagtgcatttgcttttattttgtctttttagtttttttccattttatgtagacactgttttcacagtttttttttttttacctttattgtgttttttttgtgtgtgtgtgtgtgtgtgtgtgtgtgtgtcttttttgtgcttgttttattttattttgtctttttgtttttgttgtgtgtttttgtgcttttattaGTGCGTTGtttggtgtttttgtttttttttttgttttttgtttttttccttatttcttgttgctttttttgtctttttttttttttccccttgttttgtttgtttgtttttagttttgtttctgtgtgcatgtctgtgtgtgtctgttgttTTGCAACTTTCATAAATATTTCTCCAGTGTcctgttatattaataatatcctAACTTCTCTCTTTATGTGTAAATCAGAGGCCTTGCTGGCGCCCTTCAAACCAGAAGACGACCCTTTACGACGCACAGGCCGTCTGTTTGGTGGACTGATTCGTGACGCCCAGCGCCGTTACCCAAAGTACATCAGTGACTTTAAGGATGCGCTGAACCCCCAGTGCATGGCTGCTGTCATTTTTATCTATTTTGCCGCTCTTTCTCCCGCCATCACGTTCGGAGGCCTTCTGGGTCAGTTATGCTATTGTTCTCCATTTCGTCTGTGCTTTTACTGACAGAAACGTATTGATAAGATTTTAAAtgcagtcattttaaatgcatgtcaTCCATTACTGTTGGGCAGAATTTTTAGGATGAGAAGTTTTGGACATTGTTTGAAAGGgaaatttatttagtttattgcATCCAGAGCTGACTTAAATTACTTGAAGTACCCAGAAAGTGACCGGTTATTTAACAAAAGGTTCATCATGATAAATGAGTCTGATTCTGATAAGTATTTTAGATTAGATGCCCTGAACTCCAGTGTCTGACCTCGATGTTCAATAATTCATGACACTGAAGCTCTGGTTTGTTTTATGTGTTCAGGTGAGAAGACTGAAGGGCTCATTGGCGTGTCGGAGCTGATTGTGGCCACGTGTATTCAGGGTGTGTTGTTTTGTCTGCTCGGGGCCCAGCCGCTTCTGGTGGTGGGCTTTTCTGGACCAATCCTGGTGTTTGAAGAAGCCTTCTTCTCTGTGAGTTTATAATGCTGTTCCTTAAACCAGATACAACCCCTACTGTTAAAGGAAAGTTCACTTTTTTCCCCAAGACACATACTCACAGATGAGAATGGATAGTAGTCAGTTAGCAAATGATTTCAAGCCAAGTCAAGCTAGCATTAGTATTACTGTCCTTCTTATTTCAGATTAGGGAccctaaatattaaaatttgatgcATAAACCTGCACTATTTGTGCTATGGATATCTAAAATTGTCCTGTTTGTTGAATGTTTGTTGTTTGCTGTTACTTTTTCTAAGCAAAcagacttaattttttttttttttttaactttattttcttatttacttattttacttttctttttctatattattattatgtttttaattattttatttttagttatttaatttatgtatttttttaatgctccaccctttatattttattttatttttattttatttatattttttttttatattatattatgtttttttaattacttaatttcctttttttctattatgtattttttaattttatttttatttgtagttatttaatttatgtattcTTTTTAATGATCcaccttttatattttatttttgattaattattattaatttataaatttacttattattattattattattattattattattattattattattattgtatatatttttttaattatcattatttttttatttaatgctgCACCCTACAGAAACTCTTTGTACCTCAGGGTTTTTCAGTGACTatgattatataatttttcagtGTCTATGACTATAATTAGACATTTCCATACCATAAAACATCCCCTGTTGTTAAAGGACAAGTTCACAttaatttatatagcgctttataaaatacagattgttcaaagcagcttcactgtAATAAACAGAGGGAAAAAATCAGATGTAAAGCGTCTCTAAAAAGATTattcattattcagctcaatttagTTTAATGTTGGTTCAATTTAGTTCAGTAACAACAGTGTGaatgttgcaaagttcattTGCTATGAAGCAAAATCAGTTcaactataaagcagctctacagaatataatagtgtcattattcagctcaattcagttcaagttcacccaaaataaacattcattcacTCCTCTTCTTCTCCAGTTCTGTAAGGGCAATAATATGGAGTACCTGACAGGTCGCGTTTGGATCGGTTTTTGGCTCATCATCATCGTGGTGTTGATGGTGGCCTTTGAGGGCAGCTTCCTGGTTCGATTTGTCTCACGTTTCACCCAGGAGATCTTCTCCTTCCTCATCTCTCTCATTTTCATCTACGAGACCTTCTCAAAACTGGTCAAGGTAGTTTGGATCGTCTTTTGATTGTGTTTTCTCTACATATATAATCATGAATTCCTCTTGACTGCTGATGTATCCCACAGATATTCCAGGAACATCCTCTGAAACGCTGCTCTGCTATGGTTGTTGATGTGGACAACTCGACGTACAACTCAAGCACTTTAAGTCCATTAGCAGCAAACAGCAGTACGCCAGAGATGGTGAAGGTGGTCGGTGAACCCAATACTGCTCTGCTGTCCTTGGTGCTCATGTCTGGGACCTTCTTCATCGCCTTCTACCTGCGCAAGTTCAAAAACAGTGCCTTCTTCCCTGGCAGGGTAAGATGCTGTCTGATCAGCTGACCCCGTGTTGAGTGATTAGAACACTGCAAAGAAAAATATTCCTATGTGAAATCTTTTGTCTAAAAGAAGTctaatttttttacagttaagaAGAGTTATTGGAGATTTTGGAGTTCCTATTGCCATTCTCATCATGGTTCTGGTAGACTACAGCATTAAAGACACATACTCACAGGTGACAATGGACAGTTATCAATTATCAGATGAAAAAGTAATTGAAGTTAATAATAGTGCTTGCTGAATCAAGCAACACTATTAGTATTTTCAGGATAGGAACCCTACATATTAAGCTTTGTTGCCTAAACTTGCACTATTTGTGCTACTGAGATATGTCTCAGTAGCACAAATAGTGCAAGTTTAGGCAACAAAGCTTAATATTTAGggtttttgtatttattgaatttttttatttaactttatttctcatttttttccttattgttattatttattgttattttatctattctttttaattaatcatattttctttttttctttttttattattaatttatatatgcatttttttaatgctccacccatattttatttttgattttcgtttttctttcttttattattttatttttttattattattattattatattattttatttttacttttattaaatttttattttatgtattctttttttcatttatatatgaattttaaaggttttaatGCTCCAcccatatttttttctcatttatcttttattataattattgtttattttatgtattttttaattattcatattttctgttatttattattgttattaattaattcttCATAATTAAATCTTCAttgacttttattattattattttatatatacttttctCATTAttcttttcattattattattattttcagttattttttaaacattttataaataactaataagaattattttattgttattaatttatttataacatgATTAATGCTCCACCCTACAGAAACTAAGTGTCCCCCGAGGATTTTCAGTGACTAGTCCTGATAAGCGGGGTTGGATAGTCAATCCTCTGGGAAGTGATGGTCAGTTCCCCATCTGGATGATGTTTGCCAGCATCCTTCCCGCTCTGCTCGTCTTCATCCTCATCTTTATGGAGACGCAAATCACCACGTGAGTCCAGTGCCATGCTTGGtttcattataattacatttatagagctcaaatatatttttagcaatgtattttttttgtgccaGGAAAAATCTTTccacaattattttatataaaaatgtttaggtttttaatttgtaataaagcTGGTAATTATATAGCTGTAATGTAACTGTAATACTgacagtgtttttattttttcacgtTTAAATCATGGCAGTATTAACGACGCTCTCTCCTTCTAGGTTGATAGTCAGTAAGAAAGAGCGCATGCTGGTCAAAGGTTCTGGTTTCCATCTGGACCTGTTGATCATCGTGACTCTCGGCGGCACCAGCGCTCTGTTTGGCCTGCCGTGGATGGCTGCGGCCACCGTGCGCTCTGTAACCCATGCCAACGCCCTCACCGTGATGAGCAAAGCCGTCGCCCCAGGAGACAAACCTCGAATCCAGGAGGTCAAGGAGCAAAGGGTGACCGGGTTACTGGTGGCGATACTTGTAGGTGGGTTTCAGCAATGACAATTCAAACATTATCAAAACTGCTGATAAATCTCATAAacgattattaaaatcttgatGAATAGCATATTGTTGGATAAAGTGGGCAAGAGGGTTACCCTGGGCGCTTTATTTCagtagtccactttagacactctattaactataagtaactctCATTAGTgaattagtagactgttagggttagtagaataagttgacgtaGTTGCAAAGGTACtaatagttagtagaatgtctaaagttgaCTATCAAAATAGTGTTTAACGATTCATCTATCTTATTATCAAGCAGgcaaatgtaattatttattggacatttgtgtgttttattatatttctgttGCCACTGTTTTAGAAAAAGTCCAAGCATTGTAGTgatttttaacactatttaagTGGGTAAAAACATCCTTTACTCATGGTAAAATCAAGGTAACTCATAGTATCTTGTAGGTTACTGCTTTAAGATGCATAATATTTCATTACATATCAGTGTAAATGACTATTGCATGTATTAACATATGaattaaatgaagaaaaagtCTATAAAATGTACTCATACTGCAGATTTTGTTGGCTGTAGGTCTCTCAATAGTAATCGGTGATCTGCTCCGTCAAATCCCAATCGCTGTGCTGTTTGGCATCTTCCTGTACATGGGTGTGATGTCACTGAATGGTATCCAGCTGACAGAACGGATCCTGCTCCTGCTGATGCCCCCAAAATACCACCCCGACCACACCTACGTGCGCAAGGTCAGGACCCCATTCTGTTTTTTGTCTATTAATGTAACAGTAACACGATGCAGTAATGGTATCAGATACTGTTCAGAAATCTTATGCTGTGTACTGCATATTTTGACTGTATCACTGTTCCTCAGGTGCGGACCCTGCGTATGCATCTGTTCACAGCGATACAGGTGGTCTGTCTGGCTGTCCTCTGGGCGGTCATGTCCACCGTGGCGTCGCTGGCTTTCCCGTTCGTTCTCATCATGACCGTCCCTGTCAAGATGTTTCTTCTGTCACGCATCTTTAGCGCTCGTGAAATGCAGTGTGTAAGTATTTTTGCGCACACTAAGACATTTTTGCTTGCTTCTTAGCGATACACTatgattcaaaagtttggggtcagtaagattttttttttttaataatacttttattgtgACAGTAATGGCATTTGTTTGTGTTACTAAAGATTTCTATTCCTTATAAATGCTGTATCATGTATCacattttccataaaaatattaactattttcaacattgataataagaaatgtgtcttaagcagcaaatcagcatattagaatgatttctgaaggatcatgtgacactgaagactggagtaatgatgctgaaaattcagctttgatcgcagaaataaattacattttataatatattactatagaaaagagttattttaaattgttataatatttacaatattactgttttactggatatttgattaaataaatgcagccttggggagcagaagagacttattttaaaaaatattttaaaaaaatcttactgacctcaaccTTTTGAAACATAATGTACTTATAGAGAAccaacaaaattaaatttatatatagttAGGAAacataaaatgtctttttaagtCCATTTGAAAGTGTTCACATCCCATTTTAATTCctaaaattttatatttcattaatttttttattattttattttattttattttattttgagaagACTTGGTGACGTCTTAGAGATGGAgcgttattttttttccccctttggAATAATGTGCAAAAAGCcatattaaagggatatttcacccaaaaatgaaaattctgtcatcattcactcaccctcaagttgttcaaaacctgtatgcatttctttcttctgctgaacacaaaagaagaaattctGATGAACGTcggaaaccaaacagttgatggaccccattgacttccatagtatttttttttcctatactATGAAAGTAGACGTGCCAATATTCGGTAATatgatatatcacgataatgaatatgcacaatattgttatcgcgggcacttcaaaatagcgtgaataattatttattacgaattattcaaatttttataatttaaaaatttttaagcattttaagaATAATTTCCCCATTAAGagtataaaatgcacaaataataaaatgcaccGCTGTAAGCTGCGTCAGAGACGCgcatgtaaacaagcccaacgtgcatgagaagcacatggcggaacgagtgaaggagacgcgctgaatgaaaCTGCaggttcactctctgacagcaaagggcgctgatggaacagcagaaatgaaGCGGTTACCCCAGAAACacagtaaacaaagcagctgcgcTACTGAAAAGTATTtcaaatgcttcaaacagccattcagttttttttgtattcgcaatgttgttcatcacagcaccaaatacttaatacttagacttaataggctatttattttcaaactttaacatttttatattttaatctggactacaacatgccctataatgactgaaaatgttctgattatttgttattgttcagtaacacTTAGTGACATAaagcttcattagttaacat from Ctenopharyngodon idella isolate HZGC_01 chromosome 23, HZGC01, whole genome shotgun sequence carries:
- the slc4a2b gene encoding anion exchange protein 2b isoform X2, producing MDFLYRFKPESSSSAVRVPQMEEEEEGDLNKALGVQRFQQILSPTPRVPGEQHRTYNEKDFEYHRHSSHHIHHPLSKLPGDGRRKKSGRKRRRRGSKEHRVCSSPSGALTIEEGEDEEEDEEEEATEGQSATPTATTDSERKDIVQFFVSDDEPHVSTPETSDPLPARGILIVPTSAVCSEPQDSTSTEDPEPAPPTPSATEPSSLPRVSSRSYDLQERRRTGNMTGTEQAKYQRIPTDEFEARTLASADLDGIKSHRFEDVPGVRRHLVRKSTKGQVVHISKDHKEPSTRTRKLDRTPHEVFVELNELIMDKNQEMQWRETARWIKFEEDVEEETDRWGKPHVASLSFRSLLELRKTISHGAVLLDLDQKTLPGIAHQVVEQMIISDQIKAEDRANVLRALLLKHSHPSDEKEHSSPFPRNISAASLGSLITHNQSSSNHLSVPEPSVTEPLMGSSRSSQDSTLHIDIEKNEKDSAPPIGMHKSKSKHELKLLEKIPENAEATVVLVGSVDFLEQPTMAFVRLQEAVELDSVLEVSVPVRFLFVLLGPPSTNMDYHQIGRSISTLMSDKQFHEAAYLADDRQDLLSAINGFLDCSIVLPPSELGGDDLLRSVAHFQREMLRKREEQEVAMLSKEPKSLEDKEALLAPFKPEDDPLRRTGRLFGGLIRDAQRRYPKYISDFKDALNPQCMAAVIFIYFAALSPAITFGGLLGEKTEGLIGVSELIVATCIQGVLFCLLGAQPLLVVGFSGPILVFEEAFFSFCKGNNMEYLTGRVWIGFWLIIIVVLMVAFEGSFLVRFVSRFTQEIFSFLISLIFIYETFSKLVKIFQEHPLKRCSAMVVDVDNSTYNSSTLSPLAANSSTPEMVKVVGEPNTALLSLVLMSGTFFIAFYLRKFKNSAFFPGRLRRVIGDFGVPIAILIMVLVDYSIKDTYSQKLSVPRGFSVTSPDKRGWIVNPLGSDGQFPIWMMFASILPALLVFILIFMETQITTLIVSKKERMLVKGSGFHLDLLIIVTLGGTSALFGLPWMAAATVRSVTHANALTVMSKAVAPGDKPRIQEVKEQRVTGLLVAILVGLSIVIGDLLRQIPIAVLFGIFLYMGVMSLNGIQLTERILLLLMPPKYHPDHTYVRKVRTLRMHLFTAIQVVCLAVLWAVMSTVASLAFPFVLIMTVPVKMFLLSRIFSAREMQCLDADDAEPTFDEKEGQDEYTEMHMPV
- the slc4a2b gene encoding anion exchange protein 2b isoform X3 — translated: MSVLMDPLTSKQHQWVFTPLPDASSLSRAPNERHGPFRLFQTACSTPEGQGMVCWCICTCWMHRLVFVELNELIMDKNQEMQWRETARWIKFEEDVEEETDRWGKPHVASLSFRSLLELRKTISHGAVLLDLDQKTLPGIAHQVVEQMIISDQIKAEDRANVLRALLLKHSHPSDEKEHSSPFPRNISAASLGSLITHNQSSSNHLSVPEPSVTEPLMGSSRSSQDSTLHIDIEKNEKDSAPPIGMHKSKSKHELKLLEKIPENAEATVVLVGSVDFLEQPTMAFVRLQEAVELDSVLEVSVPVRFLFVLLGPPSTNMDYHQIGRSISTLMSDKQFHEAAYLADDRQDLLSAINGFLDCSIVLPPSELGGDDLLRSVAHFQREMLRKREEQEVAMLSKEPKSLEDKEALLAPFKPEDDPLRRTGRLFGGLIRDAQRRYPKYISDFKDALNPQCMAAVIFIYFAALSPAITFGGLLGEKTEGLIGVSELIVATCIQGVLFCLLGAQPLLVVGFSGPILVFEEAFFSFCKGNNMEYLTGRVWIGFWLIIIVVLMVAFEGSFLVRFVSRFTQEIFSFLISLIFIYETFSKLVKIFQEHPLKRCSAMVVDVDNSTYNSSTLSPLAANSSTPEMVKVVGEPNTALLSLVLMSGTFFIAFYLRKFKNSAFFPGRLRRVIGDFGVPIAILIMVLVDYSIKDTYSQKLSVPRGFSVTSPDKRGWIVNPLGSDGQFPIWMMFASILPALLVFILIFMETQITTLIVSKKERMLVKGSGFHLDLLIIVTLGGTSALFGLPWMAAATVRSVTHANALTVMSKAVAPGDKPRIQEVKEQRVTGLLVAILVGLSIVIGDLLRQIPIAVLFGIFLYMGVMSLNGIQLTERILLLLMPPKYHPDHTYVRKVRTLRMHLFTAIQVVCLAVLWAVMSTVASLAFPFVLIMTVPVKMFLLSRIFSAREMQCLDADDAEPTFDEKEGQDEYTEMHMPV
- the slc4a2b gene encoding anion exchange protein 2b isoform X1, which produces MSDPVTSDELTSAVASVVHDPESSSSAVRVPQMEEEEEGDLNKALGVQRFQQILSPTPRVPGEQHRTYNEKDFEYHRHSSHHIHHPLSKLPGDGRRKKSGRKRRRRGSKEHRVCSSPSGALTIEEGEDEEEDEEEEATEGQSATPTATTDSERKDIVQFFVSDDEPHVSTPETSDPLPARGILIVPTSAVCSEPQDSTSTEDPEPAPPTPSATEPSSLPRVSSRSYDLQERRRTGNMTGTEQAKYQRIPTDEFEARTLASADLDGIKSHRFEDVPGVRRHLVRKSTKGQVVHISKDHKEPSTRTRKLDRTPHEVFVELNELIMDKNQEMQWRETARWIKFEEDVEEETDRWGKPHVASLSFRSLLELRKTISHGAVLLDLDQKTLPGIAHQVVEQMIISDQIKAEDRANVLRALLLKHSHPSDEKEHSSPFPRNISAASLGSLITHNQSSSNHLSVPEPSVTEPLMGSSRSSQDSTLHIDIEKNEKDSAPPIGMHKSKSKHELKLLEKIPENAEATVVLVGSVDFLEQPTMAFVRLQEAVELDSVLEVSVPVRFLFVLLGPPSTNMDYHQIGRSISTLMSDKQFHEAAYLADDRQDLLSAINGFLDCSIVLPPSELGGDDLLRSVAHFQREMLRKREEQEVAMLSKEPKSLEDKEALLAPFKPEDDPLRRTGRLFGGLIRDAQRRYPKYISDFKDALNPQCMAAVIFIYFAALSPAITFGGLLGEKTEGLIGVSELIVATCIQGVLFCLLGAQPLLVVGFSGPILVFEEAFFSFCKGNNMEYLTGRVWIGFWLIIIVVLMVAFEGSFLVRFVSRFTQEIFSFLISLIFIYETFSKLVKIFQEHPLKRCSAMVVDVDNSTYNSSTLSPLAANSSTPEMVKVVGEPNTALLSLVLMSGTFFIAFYLRKFKNSAFFPGRLRRVIGDFGVPIAILIMVLVDYSIKDTYSQKLSVPRGFSVTSPDKRGWIVNPLGSDGQFPIWMMFASILPALLVFILIFMETQITTLIVSKKERMLVKGSGFHLDLLIIVTLGGTSALFGLPWMAAATVRSVTHANALTVMSKAVAPGDKPRIQEVKEQRVTGLLVAILVGLSIVIGDLLRQIPIAVLFGIFLYMGVMSLNGIQLTERILLLLMPPKYHPDHTYVRKVRTLRMHLFTAIQVVCLAVLWAVMSTVASLAFPFVLIMTVPVKMFLLSRIFSAREMQCLDADDAEPTFDEKEGQDEYTEMHMPV
- the slc4a2b gene encoding anion exchange protein 2b isoform X4 is translated as MVLLDFSRRLAQHQKVFVELNELIMDKNQEMQWRETARWIKFEEDVEEETDRWGKPHVASLSFRSLLELRKTISHGAVLLDLDQKTLPGIAHQVVEQMIISDQIKAEDRANVLRALLLKHSHPSDEKEHSSPFPRNISAASLGSLITHNQSSSNHLSVPEPSVTEPLMGSSRSSQDSTLHIDIEKNEKDSAPPIGMHKSKSKHELKLLEKIPENAEATVVLVGSVDFLEQPTMAFVRLQEAVELDSVLEVSVPVRFLFVLLGPPSTNMDYHQIGRSISTLMSDKQFHEAAYLADDRQDLLSAINGFLDCSIVLPPSELGGDDLLRSVAHFQREMLRKREEQEVAMLSKEPKSLEDKEALLAPFKPEDDPLRRTGRLFGGLIRDAQRRYPKYISDFKDALNPQCMAAVIFIYFAALSPAITFGGLLGEKTEGLIGVSELIVATCIQGVLFCLLGAQPLLVVGFSGPILVFEEAFFSFCKGNNMEYLTGRVWIGFWLIIIVVLMVAFEGSFLVRFVSRFTQEIFSFLISLIFIYETFSKLVKIFQEHPLKRCSAMVVDVDNSTYNSSTLSPLAANSSTPEMVKVVGEPNTALLSLVLMSGTFFIAFYLRKFKNSAFFPGRLRRVIGDFGVPIAILIMVLVDYSIKDTYSQKLSVPRGFSVTSPDKRGWIVNPLGSDGQFPIWMMFASILPALLVFILIFMETQITTLIVSKKERMLVKGSGFHLDLLIIVTLGGTSALFGLPWMAAATVRSVTHANALTVMSKAVAPGDKPRIQEVKEQRVTGLLVAILVGLSIVIGDLLRQIPIAVLFGIFLYMGVMSLNGIQLTERILLLLMPPKYHPDHTYVRKVRTLRMHLFTAIQVVCLAVLWAVMSTVASLAFPFVLIMTVPVKMFLLSRIFSAREMQCLDADDAEPTFDEKEGQDEYTEMHMPV